The Dokdonia donghaensis DSW-1 DNA window TACTATAAATACTCCCATAGTTATGATGAAACACTTAATTAGTTTTTCCTTACAATGCTTATTTTTACCTATAAGTTTAATACTTCTTTGTTATGGTAAAAGGAACACGGGTACAAGCACTAGATGACGATTTTGAAGGTCTGGTAGTAGAGACGGTAGATGGGGAGATACTTGTAGAAGATAGTGATGGGTTTATTTTACGATTTCGCGAAAGCGAACTCATACCCATTATAGATGATAGACTTAACAGCGATCTTGCTTATGTACCAGATAGTGTAATCTCTGAAAAAGAGCAGCCTAAAAGACGACAAGCCCCAAAAGTCTCTGCAAAAGAGCGCAATGCTCCTATGTTTGAGGTAGATCTACACATTAATAAACTTGTAAAATCTAAGCGCGGTATGAGCAATTATGAGATACTCACCCTACAGCTTGATACAGCAAGAGGTCAACTAGATTTTGCCATACGAAAGCGCATCCCAAAAATGGTTTTTATACACGGAGTAGGCGAGGGCGTACTGCGAGAGGAGCTCTATACTTTACTACGTAGGTATGACGGTATTAAGTTTTATGATGCAGATTTTCAA harbors:
- a CDS encoding Smr/MutS family protein, translating into MVKGTRVQALDDDFEGLVVETVDGEILVEDSDGFILRFRESELIPIIDDRLNSDLAYVPDSVISEKEQPKRRQAPKVSAKERNAPMFEVDLHINKLVKSKRGMSNYEILTLQLDTARGQLDFAIRKRIPKMVFIHGVGEGVLREELYTLLRRYDGIKFYDADFQKYGAGATEVYLYQNATTR